A genomic stretch from Megachile rotundata isolate GNS110a chromosome 1, iyMegRotu1, whole genome shotgun sequence includes:
- the LOC100879804 gene encoding DEAD-box helicase Dbp80 isoform X2 produces the protein MASTELDWGKCADEQEKLSAKVSSLNLDKQLKESNASADSKSDDGTEEQISPAENSLLQKIIRKGLVETTKDLEIQRKDPSSPLYSVKSFEALHLKPALLKGVYAMGFNAPSKIQETALPTLLADPPQNMIAQSQSGTGKTAAFVLAMLSRVDTAKNYPQVLCLSPTYELAIQTGEVAAKMSRFCNEIKIKYAVRGEEISRGSKITEHIIIGTPGKVLDWAVKFKFFSLSKISVFVLDEADVMIATQGHQDQCIRIHKQLPRTCQMMFFSATYEPEVMKFAEIIVNNPLIIRLLKEEESLDNIKQYYVKCKDLDEKYAAITNIYGVITIGQAIIFCHTRKTANWLAEKMTKDGHAVAVLSGELTVEQRISVLDRFRAGLEKVLITTNVLARGIDVEQVTIVVNFDLPMDQSRQADCETYLHRIGRTGRFGKSGIAINLIDSPHAMQLCKDIEKHFGKKIHYLDAEDADEIEKIGA, from the exons ATGGCTTCAACTGAACTTGATTGGGGTAAATGTGCAGACGAGCAGGAAAAATTATCTGCGAAG GTGTCTAGCCTAAATTTAGACAAACAACTTAAAGAAAGTAACGCAAGTGCTGACTCTAAGAGCGATGATGGGACAGAAGAACAGATTTCCCCTGCTGAAAACTCTTTACTTCAAAAAATTATACGCAAGGGTTTGGTAGAAACAACAAAAGATCTAGAAATTCAGAGAAAAGATCCATCCTCACCTTTATATAGTGTTAAATCATTTGAAGCACTTCATCT TAAACCAGCTTTATTAAAAGGAGTATATGCTATGGGTTTCAATGCACcatcaaaaattcaagaaactgCACTACCTACATTGCTTGCTGATCC GCCACAAAATATGAttgctcaatcacaatctggaACTGGTAAAACAGCTGCATTTGTATTAGCAATGCTCAGTAGAGTAGATACTGCTAAGAATTATCCTCAAGTACTTTGTTTATCACCAACTTATGAGTTAGCTATACAAACTGGAGAAGTAGCAGCAAAAATGTCTAGATTTtgtaacgaaataaaaataaaatatgctgTTAGAGGAGAAGAaa TAAGTCGTGGATCAAAAATTACCGAACATATTATTATTGGAACTCCAGGGAAAGTTTTAGATTGGGCTgttaaatttaagttttttaGTTTAAGTAAAATATCAGTTTTTGTTTTGGATGAAGCAGATGTAATGATTGCGACTCAAGGTCATCAAGATCAGTGCATTCGTATTCACAA GCAGCTCCCACGTACATGTCAAATGATGTTCTTCTCTGCAACATACGAACCAGAAGTAATGAAATTTGCAGAAATTATAGTTAATAATCCTTTGATAATACGATTATTGAAAGAAGAAGAGAGTTTAGATAATATTAAGCAATATTATGTGAAATGCAAAGATTTAGATGAAAAATATGCAGCTATTACTAACATTTATGGTGTAATAACAATTGGACAAGCAATTATATTTTGCCAT ACAAGAAAAACGGCCAATTGGTTAGCAGAGAAAATGACAAAGGATGGTCATGCGGTAGCTGTTTTATCTGGTGAATTAACGGTAGAACAAAGAATATCAGTTTTGGATCGATTTAGAGCTGGTCTCGAAAAAGTTCTTATCACAACTAACGTATTGGCTAGAG GTATCGATGTTGAGCAAGTAACGATAGTTGTAAATTTTGATTTGCCGATGGATCAAAGCCGGCAAGCAGATTGTGAAACGTACTTACATAGAATCGGTCGAACGGGACGATTTGGTAAATCTGGAATTGCTATTAATTTAATAGATTCACCACACGCGATGCAATTATGCAAAGATATAGAAAAACATTTTGGAAAGAAAATACACTATCTTGATGCGGAAGATGCAgatgaaatagaaaaaattgGAGCCTAG
- the LOC100879804 gene encoding DEAD-box helicase Dbp80 isoform X3, translating into MQEYRKKMEEQKRLREKIFADSKSDDGTEEQISPAENSLLQKIIRKGLVETTKDLEIQRKDPSSPLYSVKSFEALHLKPALLKGVYAMGFNAPSKIQETALPTLLADPPQNMIAQSQSGTGKTAAFVLAMLSRVDTAKNYPQVLCLSPTYELAIQTGEVAAKMSRFCNEIKIKYAVRGEEISRGSKITEHIIIGTPGKVLDWAVKFKFFSLSKISVFVLDEADVMIATQGHQDQCIRIHKQLPRTCQMMFFSATYEPEVMKFAEIIVNNPLIIRLLKEEESLDNIKQYYVKCKDLDEKYAAITNIYGVITIGQAIIFCHTRKTANWLAEKMTKDGHAVAVLSGELTVEQRISVLDRFRAGLEKVLITTNVLARGIDVEQVTIVVNFDLPMDQSRQADCETYLHRIGRTGRFGKSGIAINLIDSPHAMQLCKDIEKHFGKKIHYLDAEDADEIEKIGA; encoded by the exons TGCTGACTCTAAGAGCGATGATGGGACAGAAGAACAGATTTCCCCTGCTGAAAACTCTTTACTTCAAAAAATTATACGCAAGGGTTTGGTAGAAACAACAAAAGATCTAGAAATTCAGAGAAAAGATCCATCCTCACCTTTATATAGTGTTAAATCATTTGAAGCACTTCATCT TAAACCAGCTTTATTAAAAGGAGTATATGCTATGGGTTTCAATGCACcatcaaaaattcaagaaactgCACTACCTACATTGCTTGCTGATCC GCCACAAAATATGAttgctcaatcacaatctggaACTGGTAAAACAGCTGCATTTGTATTAGCAATGCTCAGTAGAGTAGATACTGCTAAGAATTATCCTCAAGTACTTTGTTTATCACCAACTTATGAGTTAGCTATACAAACTGGAGAAGTAGCAGCAAAAATGTCTAGATTTtgtaacgaaataaaaataaaatatgctgTTAGAGGAGAAGAaa TAAGTCGTGGATCAAAAATTACCGAACATATTATTATTGGAACTCCAGGGAAAGTTTTAGATTGGGCTgttaaatttaagttttttaGTTTAAGTAAAATATCAGTTTTTGTTTTGGATGAAGCAGATGTAATGATTGCGACTCAAGGTCATCAAGATCAGTGCATTCGTATTCACAA GCAGCTCCCACGTACATGTCAAATGATGTTCTTCTCTGCAACATACGAACCAGAAGTAATGAAATTTGCAGAAATTATAGTTAATAATCCTTTGATAATACGATTATTGAAAGAAGAAGAGAGTTTAGATAATATTAAGCAATATTATGTGAAATGCAAAGATTTAGATGAAAAATATGCAGCTATTACTAACATTTATGGTGTAATAACAATTGGACAAGCAATTATATTTTGCCAT ACAAGAAAAACGGCCAATTGGTTAGCAGAGAAAATGACAAAGGATGGTCATGCGGTAGCTGTTTTATCTGGTGAATTAACGGTAGAACAAAGAATATCAGTTTTGGATCGATTTAGAGCTGGTCTCGAAAAAGTTCTTATCACAACTAACGTATTGGCTAGAG GTATCGATGTTGAGCAAGTAACGATAGTTGTAAATTTTGATTTGCCGATGGATCAAAGCCGGCAAGCAGATTGTGAAACGTACTTACATAGAATCGGTCGAACGGGACGATTTGGTAAATCTGGAATTGCTATTAATTTAATAGATTCACCACACGCGATGCAATTATGCAAAGATATAGAAAAACATTTTGGAAAGAAAATACACTATCTTGATGCGGAAGATGCAgatgaaatagaaaaaattgGAGCCTAG
- the LOC100879694 gene encoding heat shock protein 60A — translation MHRLPTILRGTALRQLQARSYAKDVRFGSEVRALMLQGVDILADAVAVTMGPKGRNVILEQSWGSPKITKDGVTVAKGVELKDKFQNIGAKLVQDVANNTNEEAGDGTTTATVLARAIAKDGFEKISKGANPVEIRRGVMLAVDKVKDELKALSKPVTTPEEIAQVATISANGDKAIGSLISDAMKRVGKEGVITVKDGKTLYDELEVIEGMKFDRGYISPYFINSSKGAKVEFQDALLLFSEKKISSVQSIIPALELANSQRKPLVIVAEDVDGEALSTLVVNRLKIGLQVAAVKAPGFGDNRKATLQDMAISTGGIVFGDDANLVKLENVQLSDLGEVGEVVITKDDTLFLKGKGKKSDIDHRADVIRDQIANTTSDYEKEKLQERLARLASGVAVLRVGGSSEVEVNEKKDRVHDALNATRAAVEEGIVPGGGTALLRCIPALQNLKASNSDQETGVKIVANALRMPCLQIAQNAGVDASVVVAKVTESNLGYDAMNDEYVDMIEKGIIDPTKVVRTALTDAAGVASLLTTAEAVVAELPKEEPQMPMGGGGMGGMGGMGGMGGMGM, via the exons ATGCATAGATTACCAACCATCTTGCGTGGTACAGCTTTGCGCCAATTACAAGCACGTTCATATGCTAAAGATGTACGTTTTGGATCAGAAGTTAGAGCCCTTATGTTACAAGGTGTAGATATATTAGCAGATGCTGTTGCGGTAACAATGGGTCCAAAGGGGCGTAATGTTATTTTAGAACAAAGTTGGGGAAgtccaaaaattacaaaagatgGTGTTACAGTAGCTAAGGGTGTTGAATTAAAAgataaatttcagaatattggaGCAAAATTGGTGCAAGATGTAGCAAATAATACAAACGAAGAGGCAGGTGATGGTACAACAACTGCTACAGTTTTAGCAAGAGCCATTGCTAAAGACGGTTttgaaaaaattagtaaaggtgCTAATCCTGTAGAAATAAGAAGAG gtGTTATGCTGGCAGTTGATAAAGTTAAAGATGAACTGAAAGCTTTGAGTAAACCAGTTACAACACCAGAAGAAATTGCTCAGGTAGCAACTATTTCGGCCAATGGTGATAAAGCCATTGGCAGTCTTATTTCTGATGCTATGAAGAGAGTGGGAAAAGAAGGGGTGATCACTGTGAAAGATGGCAAAACACTGTATGATGAGCTGGAAGTAATAGAAGGAATGAAATTTGACAGGGGCTACATATCTCCCTACTTCATAAATTCCAGTAAAGGAGCAAAAGTTGAATTTCAAGATGCACTATTGCTTTTTAGCGAAAAAAAGATATCGTCTGTACAATCTATTATCCCTGCATTAGAATTAGCAAACTCGCAAAGGAAACCACTTGTTATTGTAGCAGAAGATGTTGATGGGGAAGCTTTATCGACGCTTGTGGTAAATAGATTAAAAATTGGTTTGCAAGTAGCTGCAGTTAAAGCCCCTGGCTTTGGAGATAATAGAAAGGCAACGCTTCAAGATATGGCAATATCGACAGGAGGAATTGTATTTGGTGATGATGCGAATTTagttaaattagaaaatgtacaaTTAAGCGATTTGGGCGAAGTGGGAGAAGTTGTAATTACAAAAGATGATACGCTATTTCTCAAAGGCAAGGGAAAAAAGAGTGATATTGACCATAGGGCAGATGTAATTAGGGATCAGATTGCCAATACAACTTCTGACTATGAAAAAGAAAAGTTGCAAGAACGTTTAGCAAGATTAGCATCAGGTGTTGCAGTTTTAAGAGTGGGTGGCAGTAGCGAAGTAGAAGTTAACGAGAAGAAAGATCGTGTTCATGATGCTCTTAATGCAACTCGTGCTGCGGTTGAAGAAGGCATCGTTCCTGGAG GTGGTACCGCGCTTTTAAGATGTATTCCGGcccttcaaaatttaaaagcatCAAATAGCGATCAAGAAACAGGTGTAAAGATAGTGGCAAATGCATTACGTATGCCGTGTTTGCAAATTGCACAGAATGCAGGTGTGGACGCTAGTGTAGTGGTAGCGAAAGTCACTGAAAGTAATCTCGGTTACGATGCAATGAATGATGAATATGTTGATATGATTGAAAAAGGTATTATTGATCCAACAAAGGTAGTGCGTACGGCACTTACTGACGCCGCGGGCGTTGCCTCATTGCTTACGACGGCAGAAGCAGTAGTGGCAGAGTTGCCCAAAGAAGAGCCTCAAATGCCAATGGGTGGTGGAGGTATGGGTGGAATGGGTGGTATGGGTGGTATGGGAGGCATGGGCatgtaa
- the LOC100882612 gene encoding 10 kDa heat shock protein, mitochondrial isoform X1, which yields MHDLKAAANAIKRLVPLFDRVLIQRAEAVTKTKGGIVLPEKAQAKVLQGTVVAIGPGQRNDKGEHIPLSIKVGDVVLLPEYGGTKVELEDNKEFHLFRESDILAKLEV from the exons ATGCATGATCTCAAA gCTGCAGCTAATGCCATTAAAAGACTTGTTCCGCTCTTTGATAGAGTTCTTATACAGAGAGCAGAAGCTGTAACAAAAACAAAAGGTGGTATTGTCCTGCCAGAAAAAGCTCAGGCTAAAGTTTTACAAGGAACAGTTGTAGCAATAGGGCCGGGACAACGAAATGAT aagGGAGAACATATTCCTTTAAGTATCAAAGTTGGCGATGTTGTTTTATTGCCCGAGTATGGTGGAACCAAGGTGGAACTAGAAGATAATAAGGAATTTCATTTATTCCGTGAATCAGATATATTGGCAAAATTGgaagtttaa
- the LOC100882612 gene encoding 10 kDa heat shock protein, mitochondrial isoform X2 has protein sequence MAAANAIKRLVPLFDRVLIQRAEAVTKTKGGIVLPEKAQAKVLQGTVVAIGPGQRNDKGEHIPLSIKVGDVVLLPEYGGTKVELEDNKEFHLFRESDILAKLEV, from the exons ATG gCTGCAGCTAATGCCATTAAAAGACTTGTTCCGCTCTTTGATAGAGTTCTTATACAGAGAGCAGAAGCTGTAACAAAAACAAAAGGTGGTATTGTCCTGCCAGAAAAAGCTCAGGCTAAAGTTTTACAAGGAACAGTTGTAGCAATAGGGCCGGGACAACGAAATGAT aagGGAGAACATATTCCTTTAAGTATCAAAGTTGGCGATGTTGTTTTATTGCCCGAGTATGGTGGAACCAAGGTGGAACTAGAAGATAATAAGGAATTTCATTTATTCCGTGAATCAGATATATTGGCAAAATTGgaagtttaa